Proteins encoded within one genomic window of Raineyella fluvialis:
- the recA gene encoding recombinase RecA encodes MAVNNREQALNAALGQIEKQYGKGSVMRLGDRTHANIAVIPTGSVALDIALGVGGLPRGRVVEIYGPESSGKTTVALHAVAQAQKQGGICAFIDAEHALDPEYAKKLGVDTDALLVSQPDNGEQALEIADMLVRSGALALIVIDSVAALTPRAEIEGEMGDSHVGLQARLMSQALRKMTGALSSAGTTAIFINQLREKIGVMFGNPETTTGGRALKFYASVRLDVRRIETLKDGTEMVGNRTRVKVVKNKVAPPFKQAEFDIIYGEGISREGSLIDMGVETGLVRKAGAWFTYDSDQLGQGKENARNFLKTHPEVATELETKIKAKVGIGVAKDADEGTDAEEDIDPETGEVKF; translated from the coding sequence ATGGCAGTCAACAACCGCGAGCAGGCGTTGAACGCCGCGCTCGGCCAGATCGAGAAGCAGTACGGCAAGGGATCGGTGATGCGCCTGGGTGACCGCACCCACGCGAACATCGCAGTGATCCCCACCGGGTCGGTGGCCCTGGACATCGCGCTCGGTGTCGGCGGGCTCCCGCGGGGGCGCGTCGTCGAGATCTACGGACCGGAGTCGTCCGGCAAGACGACGGTCGCCCTGCACGCGGTCGCGCAGGCCCAGAAGCAGGGTGGCATCTGCGCCTTCATCGATGCGGAGCACGCCCTCGATCCCGAGTACGCCAAGAAGCTCGGCGTCGACACGGACGCCCTGCTGGTCAGCCAGCCGGACAACGGCGAGCAGGCACTGGAGATCGCGGACATGCTCGTCAGGTCCGGGGCACTGGCGCTGATCGTCATCGACTCCGTGGCGGCGCTGACCCCGCGCGCGGAGATCGAGGGCGAGATGGGCGATTCGCACGTCGGTCTGCAGGCCCGGCTGATGAGCCAGGCGCTGCGGAAGATGACCGGTGCGCTCAGCAGCGCCGGCACCACGGCTATCTTCATCAATCAGTTGCGCGAGAAGATCGGCGTCATGTTCGGCAACCCGGAGACCACCACCGGAGGCCGGGCCCTGAAGTTCTATGCCTCCGTACGTCTCGACGTTCGACGCATCGAGACGTTGAAGGACGGCACGGAGATGGTCGGCAACCGCACCCGCGTCAAGGTCGTGAAGAACAAGGTGGCGCCCCCGTTCAAGCAGGCCGAGTTCGACATCATCTACGGCGAGGGCATCAGTCGCGAGGGATCGCTGATCGACATGGGTGTGGAGACCGGCCTGGTCCGGAAGGCGGGGGCCTGGTTCACCTACGACAGCGACCAGCTCGGGCAGGGCAAGGAGAACGCCCGCAACTTCCTGAAGACCCACCCCGAGGTCGCCACCGAACTGGAGACCAAGATCAAGGCCAAGGTGGGGATCGGCGTCGCCAAGGACGCCGACGAGGGCACCGATGCCGAGGAGGACATCGACCCGGAGACCGGTGAGGTGAAGTTCTGA
- a CDS encoding DUF3046 domain-containing protein: MRETELWRRLEQQLGSGYARVWAEQQVMAALGSRTVVEALAAGVPPKTVWRACWEALELPLKER, from the coding sequence GTGCGTGAGACGGAGTTGTGGCGCAGGCTCGAGCAGCAACTCGGGTCGGGATACGCCAGGGTGTGGGCCGAGCAACAGGTGATGGCTGCCCTCGGGAGTCGTACGGTGGTCGAGGCTCTGGCCGCTGGTGTCCCGCCGAAGACCGTCTGGCGGGCGTGCTGGGAGGCCCTCGAGTTGCCGCTCAAGGAGCGTTGA
- a CDS encoding helix-turn-helix domain-containing protein, which translates to MAPVTDITRPALMREHLGASLRSERVEQGKTLREVSRRAGVSLGYLSEVERGQKEASSELLAAICGALDVPMSHVIGDVAERMAVTERTVRPLPLRPHATAAAA; encoded by the coding sequence ATGGCCCCTGTCACCGACATCACCCGGCCCGCGTTGATGCGCGAGCACCTCGGCGCCTCGTTGCGCTCGGAGCGTGTGGAGCAGGGAAAGACGCTTCGTGAGGTGTCCCGCCGGGCCGGGGTGAGCCTCGGATACCTCTCCGAGGTGGAGCGCGGCCAGAAGGAAGCCTCCAGCGAACTCCTCGCCGCCATCTGCGGCGCCCTCGACGTCCCCATGTCGCACGTGATCGGAGACGTCGCCGAACGGATGGCCGTGACCGAACGGACCGTCCGGCCGCTGCCGTTGAGGCCGCACGCCACCGCGGCCGCCGCCTGA